From the Moorena sp. SIOASIH genome, one window contains:
- a CDS encoding nucleoside hydrolase, which yields MLHSDMRKFLIDTDTASDDAVALLMAHRWPDVQVEAITIVSGNVPVEQGAKNALYTLQMCGASTPVYLGCPTPMLRPCHYAHWFHGEDGMGNMHYPDPQAKPQLAHGVDVIIDTIKTNPREITLVTLAPLTNIAIALLRAPEIAYLVKRCVIMGGAANVVGNVTPAAEYNIWVDPDAAKIVFHSGMPMEMVGWELSRGEAALLPDQIAQIKNLGTELSRFAVDCNTSALEASVKIQDSPGLTLADPVAMAVALDPAIVTRQGKYYVEVETVSELTRGQTVVDELGVLNQTPNMTVIWSIDAPRWKENLYRCLG from the coding sequence ATGCTACATTCAGATATGCGGAAATTCCTGATTGATACCGATACGGCTTCCGATGATGCCGTTGCACTCCTGATGGCACATCGTTGGCCAGATGTCCAGGTTGAAGCTATCACTATAGTGAGTGGAAATGTACCTGTGGAACAGGGAGCAAAAAACGCCCTGTATACCCTCCAGATGTGTGGCGCATCCACCCCTGTCTACCTTGGCTGCCCTACACCGATGCTCCGCCCATGCCACTATGCTCACTGGTTCCATGGTGAAGATGGTATGGGGAACATGCACTACCCTGATCCCCAGGCTAAACCCCAGCTAGCTCATGGTGTGGATGTCATCATCGATACTATCAAGACCAATCCCAGGGAGATCACCTTAGTTACTCTAGCACCACTGACTAATATTGCGATCGCATTACTCCGTGCCCCAGAAATAGCCTACCTAGTAAAGCGTTGCGTAATCATGGGTGGAGCCGCTAATGTGGTGGGCAACGTTACTCCAGCTGCGGAATATAACATTTGGGTAGATCCAGATGCCGCTAAAATTGTCTTTCACAGTGGCATGCCCATGGAAATGGTCGGTTGGGAATTAAGCCGTGGTGAAGCAGCATTGCTCCCCGATCAGATCGCACAAATCAAAAACTTAGGCACAGAATTATCACGTTTTGCTGTAGACTGCAATACTAGCGCCTTAGAAGCCAGTGTTAAGATTCAAGATTCCCCTGGCTTAACCCTTGCTGATCCTGTAGCGATGGCAGTGGCTCTCGACCCAGCCATCGTAACCAGGCAAGGTAAATACTATGTCGAGGTAGAAACAGTAAGCGAACTCACCCGTGGTCAAACTGTAGTGGATGAGCTAGGAGTACTTAACCAAACACCAAACATGACCGTAATTTGGTCCATCGACGCACCCCGATGGAAAGAAAATTTATATCGTTGCTTGGGATAA
- a CDS encoding ABC transporter permease yields MSRAKALKYYIIIRLLLAPLMLWTITTLVFLLLRATPGDPVDAVLGNRAPDRVKEEYRQQLGLADPLWLQYIRYLGSLLRLDLGTSITSQGQKVWEIIQQHFPATVELSVCGMAIAFLVGIGVGTLAASRSGTVWDVGGRLFGIITYSIPLFWMGMVVQLIFSVQLGWFPIGTRYPITLPTPEGFTGLYTIDSLFSGNLVQFFTAIYYLALPSITLGLLLSGIFERIVRVNLKQTLKADYVEAARARGIHERRIVFAHALKNAMIPVITVLGLTLAALLGGAVLTEVTFSWPGLGNRLYEAISGRDYPTVQGIMVFFATIVVIASIAIDIVNALIDPRIRY; encoded by the coding sequence ATGTCCCGTGCCAAAGCTCTAAAATACTACATAATAATCCGTCTTCTCCTAGCGCCCCTGATGCTATGGACTATTACCACCCTAGTGTTTCTTCTGCTCAGAGCTACCCCAGGAGATCCCGTGGATGCTGTGTTAGGGAATCGTGCTCCAGATAGGGTTAAAGAAGAATACCGACAACAATTAGGATTAGCCGACCCGTTGTGGTTGCAGTATATTCGCTACTTAGGATCCTTGCTACGTTTAGACCTAGGTACCTCAATCACCAGCCAAGGTCAAAAAGTCTGGGAGATTATTCAACAACATTTCCCCGCCACTGTAGAACTATCAGTATGCGGCATGGCCATAGCATTCTTAGTTGGTATAGGAGTTGGGACTTTAGCGGCATCCCGCAGCGGAACAGTTTGGGATGTGGGGGGGAGATTATTTGGCATCATTACTTACTCCATCCCTCTGTTTTGGATGGGGATGGTGGTGCAGTTAATTTTCTCTGTTCAGCTGGGTTGGTTTCCCATCGGTACTCGCTATCCCATTACCCTACCAACACCAGAAGGGTTTACTGGTCTTTATACAATAGATAGTCTCTTCAGTGGTAATTTAGTTCAGTTTTTCACTGCTATCTATTATTTAGCGTTACCCAGTATTACCTTAGGGCTGCTGTTGAGTGGCATCTTTGAACGGATTGTGCGGGTAAACTTGAAGCAAACTCTCAAGGCTGATTATGTAGAAGCGGCTAGAGCTAGAGGTATTCACGAAAGGCGCATTGTTTTTGCCCATGCTCTGAAAAATGCCATGATTCCTGTGATTACAGTGCTAGGGTTGACCTTAGCTGCTTTATTAGGTGGAGCAGTGTTAACAGAGGTGACGTTCTCTTGGCCAGGGTTAGGGAATCGGTTGTATGAGGCAATTTCTGGGCGGGATTACCCGACGGTGCAAGGGATTATGGTATTTTTTGCCACTATTGTGGTAATCGCAAGTATTGCCATTGATATTGTTAATGCTTTGATTGACCCCCGTATTCGGTACTAA